The Rhizobium favelukesii DNA segment CGCCGACATCCTCGGGCGGTCGGGCTCTCTCGCCAGCGACGCAGGTCCCGTGTTTGGGCGAAGCAGTGAGCGTTAAGAACTCCTCGACCGTGACGGTGTGCCGCCAGCCATCCCCGAAATCATAGTGGTAGCTGAAGACAGCACCTTGCTCGAAGTCCAGCAAGCGAACCTCTCTCTGATCGAAGACCCGAGGATCGTCGTCGGTCGCATCCTCCGTCAGGATCTCGACGTCCCCATACCGCAGGCCACCGATCCGGAACTCATAGAGATGATAGTTCCACCAGTTGAATGCGGCCTGAATTCCGAGATGCAGATGCTCCAGATTCCATTGGA contains these protein-coding regions:
- a CDS encoding plasmid pRiA4b ORF-3 family protein, which produces MFKAANAVQIRVSIDEIKPDVWRRLVLPVQWNLEHLHLGIQAAFNWWNYHLYEFRIGGLRYGDVEILTEDATDDDPRVFDQREVRLLDFEQGAVFSYHYDFGDGWRHTVTVEEFLTLTASPKHGTCVAGERARPPEDVGGVSGYERFLEIIANQEDPEYAETIRWCGGYFEGEWFDLSTADKDLHNALRSNVKRRLYQPKPKAVPKK